The DNA window tttaaaaaggagACATATAACAAATTTTTAAGGCTATTTTTCGAATAAAAACGACACACTATTAGTGTACTAAATActaatttattttactatattccTATAAAATACTTGTCAATTATTGAGTCTAAAGTTTAAAAACTGTATTAATAATGGATCAAATATTATAGtttaaataaaacacatttttattaaatttgattatctATGCTGTCGTTATCATCAGTCATCACAAATGTATTGTATTTTTGCTTCTTTATTTATTGACTAAAGTTCGCCACTATATTTAGATCAAAAGAGTTgatcataaaatttaaattattaaaaaacttGATTGGCACAAAAGTTAGTCCATGCTGCAGGAAAGAGGAGACCCTTTAACTTGCCAACTATTTCAATCCTtgtaaaacaattataaaaattaagtatGATTAATATGTGATACTATGGACACATATTATTATAACTAGGGGTAGGGGTAATTACGGATAAATATTGAGTGTAGTATGTAATATGTATTCAAATTTAAGGTTCTTGAGTCGGTTATGAGTTGAAGACGCGTCTTTAAGGGTTGTTGATCTCGTAACATCAGACTGCTTTTTCATAGAGTCGCCATGAGTTTCTGCGTGTCTGAGTCCTATTCATTAGATTgaggattttatttatttatctaaagATAACCTCAATCTCCGCTCCTGACTCACTCtccattgatgaattttgatTCTCGGGATGACTTTTGCCGTTTGGCCTCTCTAGTTTTAGCTGCttttgagaattatttttcttacttGATTGTTTCAGATGTATTCAAACcgattattttcaaaaaataaatgtaAGGTACTTGAGGTATTATGCACTAAAaaattgttttctttaaaataaaactaagaaaacatTTTTCCTCTTTGAGAGGAATATAGCTTTAAAAATACGTATTGCTCAATCATTtatctttttcataattaaaaaaaggaaaaaagtaaTTTGAGTATTAAACATCAAACAATATAAAATACTATCCtaagttttataataattttaatagttttaaaaaaattataagtacaagtacaataaaaaataaatttgttttgatTAGTTAGAATATATCTAGTCAATTATAATTAGAATAAACTCAATACAAAAACACAACGaattaaaagtcaaaatataTTTAGATAGGGTCAcacataacataaaataatatgagaaaaatatacatatgacATTTGCACATGGTGAGATTCAAATTTAGAATGGAACAGAGCCacgtataataaaatttaaatacaaaataacttgaaaaactTACATAtgataaaacttaaattttaattgtcAAAAAGGATAAAACCTCAAATTTACCAACACAATGGAAACATTATTTGCATAATAATTTAATGTTGAtaaaattactattatatatttaatCATACGTATTGTCGAAATGCAAAGAGGGAAGTGAGAGAACACTTTATCTTTTCTATTACAAAAACAAACCCTACAGCCGACAGAAAAATCTTCggaaaaattatgtttatttGAACGCTGCTAtaagacagcagcagtaggcgaCACATGGATTCAGATTTTCAGTTCTGTTTTTTTTGTGTCTAGTTTTTTCTTCACCATCAATTTCATTACCAGTTGCTAAAACATGTATAGCACATACTTCAACGAAGATAACACtccctttttcccttttttcttttcaaaataatttcCAGAGAAACAATTCTTCGATTTTCTTAGCTTAAATAGTTCAATTAGGTGaccttttccttttttatttttaattttacatacatatatatatatataaaggatgAATCACAGCGTTCCAGATTTCGAAATGGAAGACGATTATGCAATATTCCTTTCACCTTCTAGTTTAACTCGAGTTGAAAAGCCTCCTTCCAGGtaatcttcattttttttcttctgttttttcctttttaatctcATGTACTATGAAAATTGTGAACTGATAAAATACAAAAACAGACCAGAGGATGAAATCATGGAGCTGTTGTGGCAAAACGGACAAGTTGTTATGCAGAGCCAAAATCAACGATCTATGAAGAAATTGCCGTCGTTCAAACTTCTCGACGCCGATCATTCGGCTCCCAGGGAGATCCGGTCATCATCACCATCTCACAAGCatcgtcgtcatcatcatcaaGAGCAACAGCAATTGGTTACCGATCATCTCTTCATGCAAGAAGATGAAATGGCTTCGTGGCTTCACTATCCTATCAGCGACGCAAATTTCGACCACGATTTCTGCACTGATCTCCTCTATCCTCCCTCCTCCTCCCCCACCGCTGCCGTCGCACCTTGCGTGAGCTCCATTGTGGCAACTTCCACTCCTCCTATACTTAAAAGAGTTTCTCAAGTTTCGGTTTCTGCTTCAGCTAAGGAATCAGTTCCTAGGCCCCCGGTACCGCCGGCTAGGAGGAATGAGTTGGAGCCGGCAAGGATCCACAACTTCTCTCACTTCTCGAGGCATATAACGGCGAGGACGGAGCAATCTGAACTCTCGAATTCGAAGAATGTAATGGGGGAATCGACGGTCGTTGATTCGAGCAATACTCCGGCGGCAGCTCCTGAATCGAGAGCCGCTCAGGCTATGCCAAGCAACACTGAGGCGGCATCTGGCgggaacaacaacaacaacaacaatgccAACGCCAACATGAGCGCCGCTGGAGTACCCTATTTGCAATCAGCTGACGTCAGACTGGGTGCCAACAAAGACAGTTTAGCCACGTGCGAGGTCACCGTGACATCATCACCTGGAGGCTCCAGTGCTAGCGCTGAACCTACGGCTCAAAAGGCGGCCTCGGCTGAAGACCGGAAGCGTAAAGGCAGAGAACTGGACGAAGCCGAATGTCACAGCGAGGTTAGTTTTATTGgagtttaaaaatgtaaaaagttatCTGCTGTCTCGGCTAACGTGCGCCTTGGGTAACGTCTTTAAACATGAGCACCCTTCTCTTTGTCACTACTGGCTCACTGCCACCACTGGACACTTGGTGCATTATTTGGGAACTGTAGAAACGCCACGTGTACGACATAATTGAAAGGTGGACATGAGTTGGATGATTGGAGGAGGAAAGAGGTTTGCAGTATCAAGTGGGAGTGAAAAGAATTGgactttattaattaaaaatgagaATATTGTTACACTTGCACTTACACCCAATGCTTGTTTGTCAGTTggctcttggattttctttttctttttgggcaTCCTTTT is part of the Gossypium hirsutum isolate 1008001.06 chromosome D11, Gossypium_hirsutum_v2.1, whole genome shotgun sequence genome and encodes:
- the LOC107924656 gene encoding transcription factor PIF1 isoform X1, translated to MNHSVPDFEMEDDYAIFLSPSSLTRVEKPPSRPEDEIMELLWQNGQVVMQSQNQRSMKKLPSFKLLDADHSAPREIRSSSPSHKHRRHHHQEQQQLVTDHLFMQEDEMASWLHYPISDANFDHDFCTDLLYPPSSSPTAAVAPCVSSIVATSTPPILKRVSQVSVSASAKESVPRPPVPPARRNELEPARIHNFSHFSRHITARTEQSELSNSKNVMGESTVVDSSNTPAAAPESRAAQAMPSNTEAASGGNNNNNNNANANMSAAGVPYLQSADVRLGANKDSLATCEVTVTSSPGGSSASAEPTAQKAASAEDRKRKGRELDEAECHSENAEFESADTKKQTRGSTSAKRSRAAEVHNLSERRRRDRINEKMRALQELIPRCNKSDKASMLDDAIDYLKSLQMQVQMMSMGCGMVPMFPGVQQYISPMGIGMSMGMDMGIIRPMMSFPNVVAGSALPTSAAAAHLGPRIPMPAFHMPPSVPAPDPSRFQPSNQSDPIPNPLVMQNLNQAQQYIGLHQTMQIPHPQGQAMAQPSSRRGAEKVENHPTGRSISF
- the LOC107924656 gene encoding transcription factor PIF1 isoform X2, which codes for MNHSVPDFEMEDDYAIFLSPSSLTRVEKPPSRPEDEIMELLWQNGQVVMQSQNQRSMKKLPSFKLLDADHSAPREIRSSSPSHKHRRHHHQEQQQLVTDHLFMQEDEMASWLHYPISDANFDHDFCTDLLYPPSSSPTAAVAPCVSSIVATSTPPILKRVSQVSVSASAKESVPRPPVPPARRNELEPARIHNFSHFSRHITARTEQSELSNSKNVMGESTVVDSSNTPAAAPESRAAQAMPSNTEAASGGNNNNNNNANANMSAAGVPYLQSADVRLGANKDSLATCEVTVTSSPGGSSASAEPTAQKAASAEDRKRKGRELDEAECHSENAEFESADTKKQTRGSTSAKRSRAAEVHNLSERRRRDRINEKMRALQELIPRCNKSDKASMLDDAIDYLKSLQMQVQMMSMGCGMVPMFPGVQQYISPMGIGMSMGMDMGIIRPMMSFPNVVAGSALPTSAAAAHLGPRIPMPAFHMPPSVPAPDPSRFQPSNQSDPIPNPLVMQNLNQAQQYIGLHQTMQIPHPQGQAMAQPSSRRGAEKVENHPTG